The nucleotide window ATATTCCTGACAGATGCTCCTCTTGCACTTTTTTGGCTTTTGACAATTTATCTGTTTTTTAAAGCTACTCAGGAAAACAGACCAGTTTTATGGATATTAACCGGAATATCTGCCGGTCTTGCATTTTTATCAAAATTTTTAATTGTATTATTCCTCCCTCCTGCCTTAATCTATTTGTTTCTTTATAAAAGGAAGATTTTCAAGGAAAAATGGTTTTATGTCTCCATTTTAGTTGCTTCTGTTTTTACAATCCCTGTTATCTGGTGGAACTTTTATCATGATTTTGTGACCTTTAAGCATGTGTTAAATCTGGAAGGTGCTAAAAAGAGTGTCTCCTTTAATAAATCTCTGGAGTATATCGGAAATTATTTAGCCTCCCAGATAGGTATAAACTCAATATTTTTCTTACCATTTTTTGCCTATGCAGTTTATAAAGGCTTTAAACAGAAAAAAGACCACAGAATTTTTTATTTGTGGATATTTCCTGTATTTGTATTTCTAATCTTTCTTTATATGGCAAGGAAGAAAAACATTGAGGCTAATTGGCCTGCATTTGGCTATGCAACTCTTTATATTTTAACAGCCTATTTTATTTATACTAAGAAATGGTTCAAATCTTTTATAGCAGGATTTTTATTATCACTGTTGCTAATCTTTACTCTTTTTTACCCATTTTATATAGATAAACTTGGTTTAACAAAAATATATCCACCGAAAGTTGACCCATTACACAGGCTTGTAGGCTGGGAAGGTCTCGGTAAAAAAGTTTCTCAGATAACAAAAAATCTCCAAACTGAAAAATATTTTGTTTTTTCAGAAAGCTATCATATAGCCTCAGAACTATGGTTCTATATGGATGGTCATCCACGTATCTACTCGGTAGTTATAAACAGAAGGATGAACCAATTTGATTTATGGCCGGGTCTAAAGCAGTTTGAAGGAAAGGGATATACAGGTGTATATGTTTCCCGTTGGGGATTACCTAAAAAGATAAGACAGTCTTTCAAAAGGGTCAAAGCCCATTACACTTATGATATTATTTATCGTGGCTGGAAATACCGAACAATACATATATATGTTCTGGAGGATTTTATTAAACTATATCAGGAGAAAACAAAAGGATACTGATGAACAAGCACCTGAAGTTTGTTTTTGAAGTTTACAAACCATATATGAAACTAAAACTCCTTGCCATAGGAGGTTCTCTATTTGAGTCAATTGCTCTAACCGGCCTTGCTTACATCATAAAAAATGTTGTTGATGATGTATTTATAGCAAAAAGCTACGAAAAACTGATTTTTGTAATTGTTGTTTTGATTATCCTTGCTATTTTGAAACAGGTAGGATTTATTATAAAAGATTACGGTATGCCCCTTGTTATATACAAAGCTTCCCGGGATTTAAGATTTAAGGTATATGAAAAAATTTTGAATGCTTCACCGTCGGTTTTCAGGAAATACACACCAGGGGATTTAATAGGAAGGGCTGTTTCTGATATAGAAAAATTTGGAGAAATCATATCCCGTGTTGCCACAAATATAATAACAGAGGCATTTACAATAATTGGTATATGCGGAGTTTTAATATATAGGGACTGGAAATTATTTCTAATCTTTGTTCTGGTTGTGCCACTTCTGGCATGGGCTTTAGAACATTTTGGAGAAAAGAGAAAGAAATACTCTAGAAAGGTTCAGGAAAGCATTGGAGAGTATATACACCATCTTAGCCAGATTTTATCAGGAATAGAGGTTGTAAAACTCTTTAAGAAAAAAATATTTCTCCATATTTTTAACAAAATCAATGAAAGACTGTATGAGAGACAAAAGAAAAACAAGTTTTATGAAACAATCTATCTTTCAACTGTTGAGATAATAGCTTACACAGCTACGGCCGGAATTATATTTTATGGTGGAATTAGGATTATAAACGGAGACTTAACCCCCGGGGATTTCTTCTCATTTTTAGGTGGTGTTTTTATCCTTGTAAACTCGTTGCAGGCATTCCAAAGGGGAGCTGTTAATGTAAAGGCATTAAATCCAGTTATAGACCGTCTATTAGAAGTTTTAAATCTGCCTCAGGAGGAAGATAAAGGAATAGAATTTACAGGTCTAAAAGATAAAATTCAGTATCAAAATGTTTCCCTGTCTATAGATGGAAATCAAATCCTGAAAAATATAAATCTCACAATTAAAAAAGGTGAAAATTTAGGTATTGTAGGCCCAACAGGTTCAGGAAAATCAACACTGGTAAAAATCTTACCTGCTCTGATTACAGAATATGAAGGAAAGGTCTTAATAGATAATCATGAGCTCAGAGAATATTCTCTGTCTTCCCTCAGGGACAAAATAGGTATGGTTTCACAGGAAGTAATAATCTTTAATGATACCCTTAGAAATAACCTGCTTGTTGCAAAACCTGATGCTACAGAGGAAGAATTAATAGAAGCCCTGAAAAAAGCCAAAGCAGATTTCGTATTTAAACTGGAAAATGGCCTTGATACAGTCTTAGGAGAAAAAGGCTCCAGACTTTCCGGTGGAGAAAGACAGAGAATAGCAATAGCCCGTATATTCCTGAAAGACCCTGATATCTTGATTGTAGATGAAGGAACATCAGCCCTTGATGTTGAAACGGAAGAATACATAATGGAAGAGATAAACAGACATTTCTTAGATAGAACAGTAATCATAATAACCCACAGATTAAAACTCCTTGATATAACAAACAGAGTAGTAGTCATAGAAGAAGGTCAGATTGTTGAAGAAGGAACAAAAGAGGAACTCTTAAAACAAAAGGGTATATTTTACAGGTTTTCAACCATATCATCCTGATGATGTTAGAATATTATCCAGAAATTTTTCCTTAAAGGAGGCAGATTGTTTTATTTATTCCTTGTTGTTTTTATAGGAATACTGCTTTATCTGGAATTTAGACCATTTAAAAGGATTTCCCTATTAGAAGAAAAAATTGAAAAAAATAATTTTGAAAGACCCCAATATCACAAATATAACGTAATTGCCCATATACATACTCAGTTTTCCTTTGACTCACTTGGGAAACCATCAGACATTAAAAAAGCAATGGAAGAAAATAATATAGATTTTGTTTTTGTGACAGACCACGATAATGATAACTACAAATATTTTGAGGATGAGAGAGTATTTGCAGGCATTGAAAAAAATACACCGGATGGAAGACTTCTTTTACTTGGAAATGAG belongs to Persephonella sp. and includes:
- a CDS encoding glycosyltransferase family 39 protein, whose protein sequence is MIYRVIAVHLTIVVLKIFYTILNITDLATEEAQYWVWSKNLDLCYYSKPPLIAYMNFISTSILGDTELGVRINAILIGFLIGIIVYLFTKELFKDENLAFFSSVFIVAVPVYQIGSYIFLTDAPLALFWLLTIYLFFKATQENRPVLWILTGISAGLAFLSKFLIVLFLPPALIYLFLYKRKIFKEKWFYVSILVASVFTIPVIWWNFYHDFVTFKHVLNLEGAKKSVSFNKSLEYIGNYLASQIGINSIFFLPFFAYAVYKGFKQKKDHRIFYLWIFPVFVFLIFLYMARKKNIEANWPAFGYATLYILTAYFIYTKKWFKSFIAGFLLSLLLIFTLFYPFYIDKLGLTKIYPPKVDPLHRLVGWEGLGKKVSQITKNLQTEKYFVFSESYHIASELWFYMDGHPRIYSVVINRRMNQFDLWPGLKQFEGKGYTGVYVSRWGLPKKIRQSFKRVKAHYTYDIIYRGWKYRTIHIYVLEDFIKLYQEKTKGY
- a CDS encoding ABC transporter ATP-binding protein; the protein is MNKHLKFVFEVYKPYMKLKLLAIGGSLFESIALTGLAYIIKNVVDDVFIAKSYEKLIFVIVVLIILAILKQVGFIIKDYGMPLVIYKASRDLRFKVYEKILNASPSVFRKYTPGDLIGRAVSDIEKFGEIISRVATNIITEAFTIIGICGVLIYRDWKLFLIFVLVVPLLAWALEHFGEKRKKYSRKVQESIGEYIHHLSQILSGIEVVKLFKKKIFLHIFNKINERLYERQKKNKFYETIYLSTVEIIAYTATAGIIFYGGIRIINGDLTPGDFFSFLGGVFILVNSLQAFQRGAVNVKALNPVIDRLLEVLNLPQEEDKGIEFTGLKDKIQYQNVSLSIDGNQILKNINLTIKKGENLGIVGPTGSGKSTLVKILPALITEYEGKVLIDNHELREYSLSSLRDKIGMVSQEVIIFNDTLRNNLLVAKPDATEEELIEALKKAKADFVFKLENGLDTVLGEKGSRLSGGERQRIAIARIFLKDPDILIVDEGTSALDVETEEYIMEEINRHFLDRTVIIITHRLKLLDITNRVVVIEEGQIVEEGTKEELLKQKGIFYRFSTISS